Below is a genomic region from Drosophila kikkawai strain 14028-0561.14 chromosome X, DkikHiC1v2, whole genome shotgun sequence.
aaagcagagGGCGAGCCCTCCTCGGAACCTGTTCATTGGCGCGGTTTCTCTATGGGTTTTTGTATATCAAATATCCAATTAAATTACACAAAAGTTGGCCCCAAAGCTAATGCTGGTGACTGTCTTGGATGGCCAGAAAAAAGCTTGTACAAGCACACAAAACTTGAAACTTAACAActtgaaaatgtatataaacttTCTGTATAAAGTTtttgcacttaaaaaaatataaaaaaaaagatgtatatataattaaacataactaaaattaattgatGTTGAACCACCAAGGTGCTGGCGTGGGTTCATAGTCCTTCACATTGATGTAATCGGGATTTGGTGGATACGAAATCGATGATGAATAGGCGGCGAATCTTCGATTCTCTGGAATACCATTACTCCTGCGATTCCATCTTAATCTCTTGCTATTGGGCCGCTGTTTAGCAGAGTCCTCTTTAAGCTTCCAGTCGCTTGTATTTTCCTTCACCCGCTGGCTCTCCAGTTCGTTGATTGCCTCCAAAAGTAGATCCAACTTTTGAGTGCTGTCCCCTAACTGGGAGTCTTTCTCTCCAGCCGAGGCAATAGAAATTGCTGCCAGCAGAGCGCAGGTAAAGATAATCCACTGACTTGCCATAGTTCCAGCCTTAATCTAAGTTGGGGCAACTGTCTAACTGAACTTTTatatgttgctgctgttggggtggagtagatacagatacacattGCAATAGGTACTTGACATCGTTTGGTTCTCTCTAGAAGAAACACAGCGTTGGGCTTAATGTTTGCTTCCAGCAAATGTTAATTAGAGTAATGCATACATCGGCTGTTCACAAGGTCAAGCATAAtgtagaaattttaattaaatttttaaatgcttaCTTAAGGCGTAcaaaaaagtatgcaatgggATAGTTAACCGTGTGACGAAGCCTACTCTTGGGGTAGCAATCGAACCACAGCACTCTAAAATCTCTAAATAAACCCCAATCACATGTCTCCATAAAcacttttctttaaattttcatatttttcctttcgattttattcaatatataattaaaagtcGTTTTTGTTCATAGTTGTaactcagaaaaaaaaaaaatattaagtgtATCTgctatacacacacacacacaatagtGCCAGAAGGGGAGGGATAAGAGGGGCCTAGGCAAGGTTGGGCCAGGAATGGGATACATAAGGTTGTATTTGCTTTAGTTACAGTTCAAGGGCTTAGTGGTCTACGAGTGGCTGGGATCGATCTTCTTCACATTTTATCTGGGCTCCGCAGCCGCCAAATTCCGTTTCGGTGACTTTATCAGGGCGCAGGCATCTTACTTACAATGGTATCATTATATCCGCGTTATCagtagttttttaattaaggtAATGTGTACAAAGCTAACGGGGCAAAgggttcgggttcgggttcgTTCCGATGAGCAATCTTAAGGGACGTTTCTGTAAGCATCCATCCAAGTTAGGAGTGCTCCTCAACGCATCGTGACGAGTATTCTATTCAGGATTTATGAATGGACGAATGACCTCTCTCTCTGTGCGTCCGTCCGTTTGCTGTTCGTTGGCTGGCCTTCCGGCTTACAGAATCGTGCCGGGCTTACGCAGCGGCAGACGACGCCGCTGGCCAAGGAGTCCCAGACCGCGAGCCTGCTGCTTGGTAGTGCTCTCCGCTGCCTCCGTTGCGCTATCCTGCTCCGATTTGACGGCTCCCTCGGCCCCAGACTCATCGCTGGCGGCGGCATCGCTGGCATCCTCCTTGACGGGATGCTCGGCAGAAGCGTCCGACGACGAGTGCTCTTCCTCAGAAGGTGCTTCTGGTTAGGAGAGATATGGGTTCAGCAAAGATTAAGAACTAAATGTATAAAGTGAACTCTACCTGTGGTGGAGGTGGCTCCGGCCAGGTGGAGTCGTCGCTTGGCCAGCAGCGGATTGATCTTACGGGGCGCAGgtgcaggagctggagctccGGCTGCGGCTGCCTTTGGCTTGGCCGCTTCAGTCTTGTGCAGGGCATTGAGGCGTGGCCGGTTCTTAAGGCGATTCAGCCCAGTGACGGGGCCAGCTGGAGCGGGGGCATCGCCGCTCTCGCTGCCCGCCTCCTTCTCGccgccctcctcctccttaaCGTCGTTGTGGTGACTGCTGCTGTCGGCGGCCGAATCCTCGGCCGCTGCTGCCGTCTCCTTTGGTGCCTCGGTGGAGACTGCGGTGCCGCGACCCAGTTTGCCGCGTGGCAGCAGCCGGTTGCCTCCGGCGCGATGCAGATTGAAGCGGGAGGGACGCACTGGCTCCGTGGGTGCGGAAGCTGGGGCAGCGGCCTTGCCTTCTTCCGAAGAGCTGTTACCGCCCTCAGAGCCAGATGTTTCGGAGGCCCCTTCGGCCACTGGTGCCTTGGTTGTGGTGGTGCGACTGCGTCCGCGCAGTCCCAGTCCAGGACGACCGCGTAGTGTGCTGCGGGCGGTGGTAGAGGAGGGCTGGGCCTCGTCTCcctcagcagcagcggcacctCCTTCTTCGCTGGGCCGCTCAGTAGTGCTCGTGGTGGTGGAACCGCGCAGGTTGAAGCGATTGCGGGCTGCAAGATTTGAGGTGAAACATTTGTTTAATCTGCAAACAATTTGCTCTGTTTCCTCTTGTGAAAATGCCTCTAATTGGTAACGAAACCGTTTATATTCAAATCTAATTTCCAGTTCCGGCCTTGACCTAGTCTGTAAATGTGCCTGCTGGCTTTTAGGCCAAGGCGAATGCCAATAACCGATCATTCAGGGGGGTTAGTTAGGGAAACCCAATGATCGAACCAAATTTATGCAAAGTGGAAGCGAGAAGCAGCTTATTAGCGGCTCCCGCctgcattttaaatattattaactaTTAAGGCCCTAACCTTTTTAGCTTTTAACTGGGCTAACAAAAGACTAGCTTCACACTCCTCTACTTACGTCTGCCACGCGCAAAGCCAGAGCTGACGGGCTTCACTTCTTTGGCCACCACTACCTCCTCTTCGCCGGCGGGGGCAGCTGGGGGTGCGGCCTCTGGACT
It encodes:
- the LOC108080222 gene encoding uncharacterized protein translates to MASQWIIFTCALLAAISIASAGEKDSQLGDSTQKLDLLLEAINELESQRVKENTSDWKLKEDSAKQRPNSKRLRWNRRSNGIPENRRFAAYSSSISYPPNPDYINVKDYEPTPAPWWFNIN